A region of the Massilia sp. erpn genome:
GGATATTGGTCTGGAAAGCGATGCCGTCGATGACCGAGATGATGTCCACGATCTTGCGCGAGGAGGCATCGATCGCGCCCATGGTTTCCACCACCTGCGACACCACGGTGCCGCCGCGCTGGGCGATGTCGGAGGCGCTTTGCGCCAGCTGGCTGGCCTGGCGCGCATTGTCGGCATTCTGGCGTACGGTGGCGGTCAGTTCCTCCATCGAGCTGGCGGTTTTCTCCAGCGCGCCGGCCTGCTGTTCGGTGCGCGAGGAGAGATCCTGGTTGCCGCTGGCGATCTCGCCGGAAGCGGTGGCGATATGGTCGGCGCCCGAGCGCACCTGGCCCACCACCGAGGACAGGCTGCTGCTGATGCCGTTCATTGCTTCGGCCATGCGGCCGATTTCATCGTCGCCTTCGGCCTGCAGGCGCACGCGCAGGTCGCCGTCGGCGATCTGGCGCGCCGCATCCTGGGCATGGGCCAGCGGCAGGGTGACGATTTTGCGCACCACGAAGTACAGGGCCAGCGCGAACAGCAGCAGCGCGGCAAAGCCGAACAGGGCGTAGCGGGTGCGCAGGCTGACCGCCTCGCGCGTGATTTCCTCGACATAGGCGCCGCCGCCGATCACCCAGTTCCAGTCCTTGACCAAGCCATAGGCCACGACCTTTTCGCGCGCCGAGGTTTCGCCGGGGTTCAGCCAGGGGTAGCGGATCACGCCGTTTTTCTTCTCCAGCATGTCCTTGATGAATTCATGGCCGGACGAGTCCTTGGAATTGAGGATGTTTGCGCCTTCGCGTGCCGGGTGGATAATCAGCTTGCCGTAATCGGGACCGGGGCGGGAATCGAGCACATAGAAGTAGCCGGTCTCGCCGACCTTGATGGCCTTGATGCGTTCTTTCAGCACCGCGATCTCGCGCGACACATCGACGCCCACAAACAGGATGCCGACCACCTTGCCGGCCGCGTCGCGGATCGGGTCGTAGCGCGTGATGAACTGCTTGCCGAACAGCGTGGCCAGGCCGGTATAGCTCTGGCCCGAGCGTAGTGCGGCGTAGCCGGGGTGGGCGCGGTCGAGCAGGGTGCCGACCGCGCGCTCGCCGTCTTCCTTCTTGACCGAGGTGGAGATGCGGATGAAATCCTCGCCGCTGGCGGCGAACACGGTGGCGACGGCGCCGCTTTGCGCGGTAAAGCGGTCGGGGATGCTGAAGTCCATGTTCAGCACCTTGCCGCCGTCGCTGAGGGCGGGGGAGGGTTTGCCGCCGACGTCGACGGTCTGGCCGGGATCGAGCGCGAATTTGCCGCTGTAGGAGGCGGCCAGCACATTGGCAAAGCTGTTCGCTTCGCTGGTGACGGCGCCGTTGAAGACTTCCACCATATCGCGCACGCCGCGCAATTCGGTATTCAGTCCCTTGATTTCGCGTTCTTCGAGCAGGGCGGTGGTGCTGCTGCTGATCAGCACGATGAGGATGGCGAGAATCAGACTCACCAGGCTGAAGGTAAAGAAAGTGAGCTTTCCGCCTACGCCGAGTTGTCGGAATTGAAATTTCCTCATGGGATAGCTTTCTTCTTTTAATGAAGTCCTAAGCCTGCCTATAAGAAAGGATGGCAAAGTGTACTCCGTAGCGCGCGATCCCTGTCGCGCGACAGGCTGCCAGTTTGCCCCTAACTGGCACAGTTTCTTCCCGATGGGTGGGTTGCCCGTTGGAACCACTATCCCCGCGCTAAGTATAGCGTTTTGACCGGCTCCCTCCTCAGATTGCGGCCGGTCTTTTTTTGTTCCGCAGCAAAAGTGTATGAATGACGCTATGATCTGTTTCCATTCATTGCAGCAGGCAGACAAGGACATTTATGATCGACTTCTATACCGCCGCCACACCTAACGGTCACAAGATTTCCATTGCGTTGGAAGAATTGCAATTGCCGTACACCATGCATGTGCTGAGCCTGTCGGCCAATGAGCAGAAGCAAGACTGGTTCCTGGCCATCAATCCCAACGGGCGCATTCCCGCCATCGTCGACCGCGCCAATGACGATTTCGCCGTATTCGAGTCGGGCGCGATCCTGATCTACCTGGCCGAAAAGGCCGGCCGCCTGCTGCCCGAAGACCCCAAAGCCCGCTCGCGCGCCCTGCAATGGCTGATGTTCCAGATGGGCGGCGTGGGGCCGATGATGGGGCAGGCCAATGTATTCTTCCGCTATTTCCCGGAAAAAATCCAGGCCGCCATCGACCGCTACCAGGGCGAGAGCCGGCGCCTGTTCCGCGTGTTGGATGGGCATCTGAAGGACAATGAATACCTGGCCGGCAGCGAATATTCGATTGCCGATATCGCCAACTGGGCCTGGATACGCACGCACAAATGGTCGGGTGTGGAGACCGAAGGCTTGCCGCATCTGCAGCGCTGGCTGGCCCAGGTCGGCGAACGTCCCGCTGTCAAGCGCGGCATCGAGCTGCCACCTTCGCGTACTCTCGAAGAACCCGACCAGAAGAGCGAGGCGCTGGCCGCCGAAGTGCGCAAGATGCTGGAAACCGGCCAGTCGCGCGCTTAAGCCGCATCGCGCGCCTGTCAGGCTGACAGACGCGATTCTTAAGGATCAAGCCGCAGGTGCATTTCATGCACCTCGGCCGAGCTTCCATCCTCATACTCGACCGTATACGCCACACCAGGGGGGAAATGGTCGAAGCCTGAACCTTGTCTTTCAGTAAATACGCCGACAATCCAGCCGCGCTCGCCGGCCCGCAGCTCCGCTGGCGCGTCGGGGGCAACCTGGATGATATCGCCATAATTGAACTTGCTGTCCATCG
Encoded here:
- a CDS encoding methyl-accepting chemotaxis protein: MRKFQFRQLGVGGKLTFFTFSLVSLILAILIVLISSSTTALLEEREIKGLNTELRGVRDMVEVFNGAVTSEANSFANVLAASYSGKFALDPGQTVDVGGKPSPALSDGGKVLNMDFSIPDRFTAQSGAVATVFAASGEDFIRISTSVKKEDGERAVGTLLDRAHPGYAALRSGQSYTGLATLFGKQFITRYDPIRDAAGKVVGILFVGVDVSREIAVLKERIKAIKVGETGYFYVLDSRPGPDYGKLIIHPAREGANILNSKDSSGHEFIKDMLEKKNGVIRYPWLNPGETSAREKVVAYGLVKDWNWVIGGGAYVEEITREAVSLRTRYALFGFAALLLFALALYFVVRKIVTLPLAHAQDAARQIADGDLRVRLQAEGDDEIGRMAEAMNGISSSLSSVVGQVRSGADHIATASGEIASGNQDLSSRTEQQAGALEKTASSMEELTATVRQNADNARQASQLAQSASDIAQRGGTVVSQVVETMGAIDASSRKIVDIISVIDGIAFQTNILALNAAVEAARAGEQGRGFAVVAGEVRNLAQRSAAAAREIKELIDDSVGNVNAGSKLVQEAGSTMGDVVSSVQRVTDIMNEIRSASEEQTAGIEQVNTAIVNMDQVTQQNAALVEEAAAAASALQEEAAKLAQVVRTFRIGGEA
- a CDS encoding glutathione S-transferase family protein, with product MIDFYTAATPNGHKISIALEELQLPYTMHVLSLSANEQKQDWFLAINPNGRIPAIVDRANDDFAVFESGAILIYLAEKAGRLLPEDPKARSRALQWLMFQMGGVGPMMGQANVFFRYFPEKIQAAIDRYQGESRRLFRVLDGHLKDNEYLAGSEYSIADIANWAWIRTHKWSGVETEGLPHLQRWLAQVGERPAVKRGIELPPSRTLEEPDQKSEALAAEVRKMLETGQSRA